The region CGCTCAGGCACTCGGCGCCTTCCTTCACCCACACGTGGCAGGTGGTGCAGGCGCAGTTGCCGCCACACGCATGCTCCAGGTCGATACCGTGGTTGAGCGCGATGTCGAGCAGCGACTCTTCCTTGCCGTGGTCCTGGTAGGGCAGCTTGCCGTGCTCGAATTCCACCGTCTTGCCCAACGGAAGGAACGTGACCTGCACGAGATTGCTCTT is a window of Terriglobales bacterium DNA encoding:
- a CDS encoding 2Fe-2S iron-sulfur cluster-binding protein, with the protein product KSNLVQVTFLPLGKTVEFEHGKLPYQDHGKEESLLDIALNHGIDLEHACGGNCACTTCHVWVKEGAECLSEMEDDEADRLDMAADLQLNSRLGCQAQITKPGKVVVEIPAWNRNYVSEGKH